The sequence below is a genomic window from Meles meles chromosome 3, mMelMel3.1 paternal haplotype, whole genome shotgun sequence.
AGGATTGGTTGCAACAGTTCGTAGTATTTTGTAGTGTCCATCTGGTCAGTGAAAATAGATCTTAGTTTGGAGAACTTGtcctttccttttaaagaatgatggtacagaagaaaacagatatgaaaccacattgaggtacagaAAAAAACAGATATGAAACCACATTGAGCCATAGGGGACCAGAGTTTTTAATAGATCTCTATAAAGTAATAATTATGTTAGTATGTGAGCATTGACTTTGACTTCACATTAATGATTAAATTCTGTCAGtggaagaaatgaaaggaaataacatGGTAGTGGTTATTTTACATGGAAGAAGCTGGCAAAACCAGTAATAGCACTGAAAAgaatggcatttttcaaactattctaaaacCCATAAAGCAGTAGTTCTGTACATTTTGAGGGGGGTTGGATACCCTTTCAAAGTCTAATAAGAGCTATGAATACTCTTCCCAGAAGAAATGCACAACTGTGCATAGAAACATAGTTTCATATACAGTTTCATAGCATTTCCAGGTATTCCTGAAGCCCCAGGTAGAGAACTCCTTACTGTTAATGCTGTCCATATATTCTTTGTTACGCAGTCATAGCTGAgaatgtcttgttttttttttcatatccatACACTTTTCTATACCAAACCAGAAATAGGATATTTGTGGAGTAAACCCCATAGTGAGTGAAGACTGGTATTGAAGACTAATCAAAATGTCTCATATTGCTAGATTCTCTTTTGATAATGAGTGCTTCATTTTTTCTCCTGTTGCCGCACAGATTCTGGTAAACTAAAGGTGTGTCACAAATCCTAATtgactgtcttattttattttcctttagaattaGGTATCAATTTTGACCACATCTGGCAAAAAACACTAACAGTGTTACATCCATTAAAAGTAGCAGATGGCAGCATCATGAATGAGACTGATTTGGCAGGACCGATGGTTTTTTGCCTTGCTTTTGGAGCCACATTGTTACTGGTAAGATTTCAGTTTCAACTCTAAGTGTGAGATTAGAAAACAGTCTCTCAGTGTCCCCCCAGGAGCCATTTTTGAGAGTCCATTTATATATCAGATCTTGAATGTATTTTGAGTGGTATTAGGTTGCTGGAATATTATGTACCCATTCATCAATTCTCCACTGATAATAAATGTCatataattagaaataattttttgtttgaaGAAAAGGTCtaaatattagggaaaaaaaacaataacgTGTGGCTTTAGTCCATCATCAAAACTCCTTCTTTTTAGAAATTGACATTTTTTAGCCTGTtgctcttttatttatgtattttaatgatagctttttttgttttttaaaatctgtggaCTTTGTGCAGTATTCTATTACTATAGTGGTTTTGGTTGTTACTTTCctatatattattttaacttCTAATGAATTGGAACATTAAAGGACAAGATGTCTTACTGCCTATCTCCTACCTCCCTCCGAATGTTAAAGTATATTGGAAATGAATAGTTGTAAAGATAATTTGCTAATATATGTTGTATTTTATCTTATGTCTCTGaattagaaaagataaatgatGTAATGGATAgaagatgggatttttttttaagattttatttatttatttgacagagagagagagaacacaagtaggcagagagagaggggaagcaggctccccaccgagcagagagcctgatgcagggcttggtcccaggaccttgagatcatgacctgagctgaaggcagagcttaacccactgagccacccaggcgccccagaagatgGGATTTTTAGTCAAAAAATATGGGCATTAGTTCAGTGCTCCTGCTTTGTCCTAGAGCAAGCTGTTTTCATCTTTCAGCTTCCTCTGATAGATAATTTTGTGATTCCCACCTCACAAGGATTGTTTACAGATTAACCAAGACAGGTTAAATGGGaacattgaaaaattttaaagcactgTATGAGGTTTCATTATTACTACTTTAGTGAATTCGTTGGTGAACTCAGCTGAGCCTTTTGAAACTTCTACActctcaaatatttataaatactgaGTCTAACAAAAATGGCAAGAATTTTTTCATGTAACGTAGTCTTTAGAGGCATTCTCATAATTGAGTTTTGTATGTCCAAAATCTGACAAACCAGGAAGTTCTTGAAATCTTCTCTGTGGACTTATTTTCATCACAGTATGACCTAAGTACAGTGTTTGTTCATATATCTTGACAGAGTACTATGACAGCAATTTACCTAACTTATACTGTCTTAAGTCTCTTCAGTCATATCTTTAACAAGAGCATAattaagttttcttttgttttttttttgttgttgttgtttgtttgcttgtttgtcaAAAGACTTTATAAATCCACCaacaatttggaaaaataatgaaagaaaaatgtatcttcCATTATGTTTCTCTTGCATGTTAATCcgttttctcctctcctccccatagAACCACTGTGTCCTGCTAATCCTGCCTTCCTTTCACTTAGCTCCTTTAACAGCCATATAAATGAATGGTGAAATTGTTTCTGCTGTTACAAAGATTGCGACTACATCCACCAATGAGAATAAATTGCTTTGGGTCAATTTTGTTGGTATTAGGTGCTTTCAAGTGATGTTAGATATTGTCCAAACATTCTGCAGGGGTTTCCATCTTGTCTCTGTAGTTTATTTGCTTAAAATCAGCTagatttctttttagaaatctACTACTTAAAGGTGATTGTACCATGATTTTGTATCTTTATTTGTGGAATTGCTTAAATACTAActggaaaatgaaaaaccaaatatCTGTGTATTGGgaaatagatacttaaaatttctTGAGAAAGATATAAAAGCCAATCTGTGTTTTACTATTCTGCATAAAGAATAGATGCCTCTACAGATTTTGATGCTCACAAATTGAGTATTTTCTTACATGTACCATTTTAGGTGAAATAAGACCagaaagaatttcctttcttccctttaatgtataatctcttctttatccacagGCTGGCAAAATTCAGTTTGGCTATGTATATGGGATCAGTGCAATTGGATGTCTAGGAATGTTTTGTTTACTAAACTTAATGAGTATGACAGGTGTTTCATTTGGGTGTGTGGCAAGTGTCCTTGGATATTGTCTTCTTCCCATGATCCTACTTTCCAGCTTTGCGGTGATATTTTCTTTGCAGTAagtactgaatttttattttggggattGATTGACCAATTATCTGTAATAGGATTTATCTCATCCAGTTTAACATCAATCACTGATTCAGCAAACATGAGATATAGGGCCTGTTGTGAATGAGGGTTGTACTATATGCTTTTCAGTGGTGAGCAGTAGAActgagaataaattttaaaatcttttataccatctctgcttttatttgtaataaagaatttgacttttgtgtttatttaccAGTGTCAGTAAACAAACTGAACAATGGTGATTGTTAACTAAAATACTACATGAAAAGATCAAGTTGTTAAAATGTTACTTaccatctttaatattttttagactATATGATTTCTTAAAGATGTTGGGCATATGCcaagtgaatgaataataaaCACATACTCTGTGTTTGGCAGCTTTTAACTGGAAATGAAACATTCTTTTTATGGGAAGAGGCTGTTGTTACTAGCCTGCCATTCTCAGATGTGCTTGTAAGCAGCTTTAAGTATTAattgttaaataatattttaggtaAGGTTAAAAACAAAGCTGTAAATTCCTGCTGATTAAATTCTTTTCTCATGGCCAGTGTGCAGATTCTCTCTCAACAGTTCCAGCTCCTCCGTGTGGCTAGTGCCGGGCACAACCAACGATGTGCTGTTGTTAcgcttaaaaagttaaaagagaggTTGAGGGGAAGAGCAGGTATCAGCTGTCTGATACTAGAGATCTGACAAGATGATGGCTTCACAGTATTCTTGCTTTGTGTAAAAATGCTTTAGATTTTCAGTGTAGAAACTGTTTCACTCTTTTCATTTGTGGAGATtggtacatatatatttgaattttacaAAAGAGATTTTCTACCAAAGCAGTATTTTCTAATCAGGGCAGTTTTGCTCTTAGTGTTATTAGGCAGTGTCTGGAGATAATTTTGGCTTCCGTAACTGTGGGGCATACAGAGTGCTACTGGTACCTCATGGCTGAAGGCCAAGGATTCTGCTAAACAGCCTAACGGTGAACAGCCCTTCCCAACAAAAGTACATCCATCCAGGTGTCAGTAATGCCAAAGTTGAGAAGTCTAGGCTAACAGGAgcaaaatgtaattataaatgaGCTTTTTCTCACTTCATTGAATGTGGATGTGAATAATTGAGCATTAAAAAATTCACTGTGAGGTacattattttaacatttgaaaaaaaaaatcttgatcatTTCTGCAGATTTGTGCAATGTGgatttaaaatgcttttctttagAATTGGTTATTGTATTCTTACATAACTAATCTcatttactgtcttttttcctcctccccgTTTCTCCTTGTCGGTTACAGAGGAATGGTAGGAATCATTCTTACTGCTGGAATTATTGGATGGTGTAGTTTTTCTGCatccaaaatttttatttctgcattAGCCATGGAAGGACAGCAACTTCTAGTAGCATATCCTTGTGCTTTGTTATATGGAGTCTTTGCcctgatttctgttttttgaacTGAATTTATCTGGCATGTGGACATCATTGGGCCAAAAAGGACTTGAACTCTTCAATTGGACCAGCAAACTGCTACAGTGCAACTCTCATGCAGACCTAACATTTGACTGTTGGAGCAATGGAAGTAAATATgtatcttttgttcatttttatagaaCTTTTGAATACTATGTTGGATTTATCTGCAGTATGACTAGCTTTAAGTATTTGTGCTTATACAGATAAGATTAAGAAGTGCTATTTCTCTCCTGTTCCTGCAgcctttgaaaaacaaattttttccTTGCAAATTATATTAAGatgtttttaatagatttttatcaACTGTGGGAAACTAACCACAGAACTAATAATCTTTCTTAGAAACAACCCAGTCATAGTTAAGAAGACACGAGACGTATTGCAGAAATATTTTTCCAAGggattaggaaagaaaaattgcCTATATTCTCAAGTTAGATGCACTTGGAGCAAAAAAGTGATCCCAAAGTAGAATTTTGTAAGTTTGCACTTCCAAAATTTGACATTCCTTTAAATTATCTCATGGAGTTTTTGCTAAAATTCAAAGAGACAAGAAGTTCATAGTCTACTTTATTGTAGACAGGAAATGTGAACACCTGTTAAGATAAGCATTAACTAAATCGTAGTGACCCAGACTGGCTACATTTATGTTCATAGTTGGATCTTCATATTTCCTAGAAAATCACTaaccttttttgaaaaaaatatttaaaatgtcacaATTTCAGTACTGCAGTTACCAATGTAAAATGCATTTGATGCTTAGTAATTAAAATTTCCCAATTTTAACTGCTGTTGAGttgatttttactgtttttggtatcacattttctttaactagtttctgtttttaacttgTATTCCTGATTTAGCCTGAGTTTTAAGAACAGaaattttttagtataaaaaacattaaatatgagAGATAAGTCAGTATagctaggaaaaaaaagggattaAGTGAAAGGCAATTTGAGTTACAACATTATTTCCTTGTATTAAATTTATTTGGCTAATGTCATGCTCGCTTGTCAGAGAATCTGTGGGGAAATGCTGTGTCTTGTATTTTGATCATTGGCTTTTTCTGAAAAAACTGCCTCTGATTTTGGACAAGTTCGGTTACACTTATGAGAAAGGTGCCCTGTGGGGAGgaaaatgttgctttttttttttttttttttttttttggagcaacAAACTGATGTTTATTGTTGGTTTTAAAAGGTAGTGTTCAATCAAAAAAGGAGGTTACAttaataaaacacatttcttaTAAGATCATGATTTCTAATCTCTGGAATCATGTAAATTCGTTTTTCTTCATTAATACTTATCTAGGAATACTCTCAGTAATAATTCGTTTCTGGCTGGGTTTTCAAACTTACCAaagtattttagaatatttcttaCTGTAATCCATGGATAGtattttttttgcctctttcaGTTCAGTTTTATAAATACTGCTCTTGTTAAGGCAGATATAATGAGTGCCTTCTGTTAAATGAACAGGGTAGATGATGCTTTGGGAATTAAATTTTCTCACTGTTGAATAATCTCCAACCATTAATCTTCAGTCAGATTCCccaaattgttttcttattttttgcttcTCCTACCCCCAAGATgataacttttaatttaaatcaatGTTGAGAGATTTTTGTCGTTATTTGTCT
It includes:
- the YIPF5 gene encoding protein YIPF5; amino-acid sequence: MAGFDNLNTDFYQTSYSIDDQSQPSYDYGGSGGPYSKQYAGYDYSQQGRFVPPDMMQPQQPYTGQIFQPTQAYTPATPQPFYGNNFEDEPPLLEELGINFDHIWQKTLTVLHPLKVADGSIMNETDLAGPMVFCLAFGATLLLAGKIQFGYVYGISAIGCLGMFCLLNLMSMTGVSFGCVASVLGYCLLPMILLSSFAVIFSLQGMVGIILTAGIIGWCSFSASKIFISALAMEGQQLLVAYPCALLYGVFALISVF